The DNA segment CACGCCGCGGAACCAGCGCTTCGCGAGGGCCTCGGCGTCGTTCAACGTGCACATCGCCACGGAGTCGTTGCCCGAATAGAGGCCCGTCGCGGACGTGTGCCAGACATCGACCTCCGCGCCATCGATGGGCTTGCAGGACTCGTCGACGACCCGCAGTGCGAGACGCATGGGCAGGCCGGGCGTCCCCTCGCTGATGTCTTTCCGGACAATCGTTTCGGCATAACAAGGCCCGAGCGTCATCCCGCAGACGAGCGCGCACGCCGCGCCCGGATCGTCGGTGAACGGATCCGGATAATCGCCGGACATCGAGGCCGTGCCGCCCGTGGCCCAGTCGCCCGCGCCGCCGCCGCCCGCGCCGCATGCGCCGCCCGCGCCGCCCGCGCC comes from the Polyangium spumosum genome and includes:
- a CDS encoding protocatechuate 3,4-dioxygenase, giving the protein GAGGAGGACGAGGGGAGDWATGGTASMSGDYPDPFTDDPGAACALVCGMTLGPCYAETIVRKDISEGTPGLPMRLALRVVDESCKPIDGAEVDVWHTSATGLYSGNDSVAMCTLNDAEALAKRWFRGVQTTDANGRVDFDSCFPGWYSGRTIHIHFTVRVGGMEYVTSQLFFPDELADEIIATQPIYKDRGARDTTNENDSVISAEAAPDYTLKTEKMADGALLAWKTLVIRSSLADTLCQAPGGMGGPGGPPPGP